The following are from one region of the Chionomys nivalis chromosome 16, mChiNiv1.1, whole genome shotgun sequence genome:
- the Txn gene encoding thioredoxin, translating into MVKVIESKEAFQEALVAAGDKLVVVDFSATWCGPCKMIKPFFHSLSEKYSSVVFLEIDVDDCQDVAAECEVKCMPTFQFYKKGQKVGEFSGANKEKLEASITEFA; encoded by the exons ATGGTGAAGGTGATCGAGAGCAAG GAAGCTTTTCAGGAGGCCCTGGTGGCTGCGGGAGACAAGCTTGTAGTTGTGGACTTCTCGGCCACGTGGTGCGGACCTTGTAAAATGATCAAACCTTTCTTTCAT tCCCTCTCTGAAAAGTATTCCAGTGTGGTGTTCCTTGAAATAGATGTGGATGACTGCCAG GATGTTGCTGCAGAGTGTGAAGTCAAATGCATGCCGACCTTCCAGTTTTACAAAAAGGGTCAAAAG GTGGGTGAATTCTCTGGTGCGAACAAGGAAAAGCTTGAAGCCTCCATTACTGAATTTGCGTAA